One genomic segment of Ignavibacteriota bacterium includes these proteins:
- a CDS encoding phosphoribosylaminoimidazolesuccinocarboxamide synthase produces MVVNQTEFSDVELFKRGKVRDVYNLGENYLIVSTDRLSAFDVIMQEGIPQKGKILTQISEFWFDFSKNIIPNHLVSTKISDFPEILQKYSSILEGRSMFVKKAELIPLECIVRGYISGSGWNEYKKNGTVCGIELPKNLVESEKLPEPIFTPSTKADIGDHDENISEEKAKEIVGEKVYNVLKTKSLEIYKTAADFAFEKGIILADTKMEFGFYGDEIILIDELLTPDSSRFWPKDLYQKGRGQDSFDKQYVRDFLISINFNKQPPAPNLPEEVINNTTKKYLEALELLTGKRA; encoded by the coding sequence ATGGTTGTTAATCAAACGGAATTTAGCGATGTAGAATTATTTAAACGTGGAAAAGTTAGAGATGTTTATAATCTTGGAGAAAATTATTTAATTGTTTCTACAGATCGTTTATCAGCATTTGATGTAATTATGCAAGAGGGCATTCCGCAAAAAGGTAAAATTTTAACTCAAATTTCGGAATTCTGGTTTGACTTTTCAAAAAATATAATTCCTAATCATTTGGTTTCAACAAAGATTTCGGATTTTCCGGAAATACTTCAAAAATATTCTTCAATTCTTGAAGGAAGATCAATGTTTGTTAAAAAAGCCGAGTTAATTCCTTTGGAATGTATTGTGAGAGGTTACATTTCCGGCTCGGGATGGAATGAATACAAAAAAAACGGAACAGTTTGCGGAATTGAATTACCAAAGAATTTGGTTGAATCTGAAAAATTACCCGAACCGATTTTTACACCTTCAACCAAAGCAGATATTGGAGATCACGATGAAAATATTTCCGAAGAAAAAGCGAAAGAAATTGTTGGTGAAAAAGTATATAATGTATTAAAAACTAAATCATTAGAAATTTATAAGACTGCTGCAGATTTTGCTTTTGAAAAAGGAATAATTTTAGCTGATACAAAAATGGAATTTGGGTTTTATGGTGATGAAATAATTTTAATTGATGAATTATTAACTCCCGATTCATCAAGATTTTGGCCAAAAGATTTATATCAAAAAGGAAGAGGTCAAGATAGTTTTGATAAACAATATGTTCGTGATTTTTTAATTTCAATAAACTTTAATAAACAACCTCCGGCTCCAAATCTTCCGGAAGAAGTAATAAATAATACGACAAAAAAATATCTTGAAGCGTTGGAATTATTAACTGGAAAAAGAGCATAA
- a CDS encoding DUF971 domain-containing protein, which produces MINWKKSIILKPTKIKVRENQYLDVTWDNGQLKSIKLSNLRNACPCALCNAEKDEWSKTYIPLFTLEQLKIKKINIVGTYAIGIEWADRHNTGLYDYEYLYEIFEQFSVVK; this is translated from the coding sequence ATTATTAACTGGAAAAAGAGCATAATTTTGAAACCAACTAAAATTAAAGTTAGAGAAAATCAATATTTAGATGTTACTTGGGATAACGGACAACTTAAAAGTATTAAATTAAGTAATCTTAGAAATGCATGTCCGTGTGCTTTATGCAATGCAGAGAAAGATGAATGGAGCAAAACATATATTCCGCTTTTCACTTTAGAGCAATTAAAAATAAAGAAAATTAATATTGTTGGAACTTACGCAATTGGTATTGAATGGGCAGACAGACACAATACCGGTTTATATGATTACGAATATTTGTATGAAATTTTTGAGCAATTTTCTGTAGTTAAATAA
- the pgsA gene encoding CDP-diacylglycerol--glycerol-3-phosphate 3-phosphatidyltransferase encodes MVLPNQLTTLRIILTPIFLFLFLSENPILKQISLAVYIVAAITDWYDGWLARKFNYITTWGKFMDPLADKILTSAAFFGFVIIGILPLWMVIIVVFRDLFVTSLRLFAEWKKKTFTTNYLAKIKTFVQMTFIFYLLIVFTLKENQFLKENFSNLIEYLINQNLIYFSMFAITVYTFITGVIYIYQNRILISRILFRK; translated from the coding sequence ATGGTATTACCAAATCAATTAACCACATTAAGAATTATTTTAACTCCAATATTTCTGTTTTTATTTTTATCTGAAAATCCAATTTTAAAACAAATCTCGTTAGCGGTTTATATTGTTGCTGCAATTACGGATTGGTACGATGGCTGGCTTGCAAGAAAGTTTAATTATATTACAACTTGGGGAAAATTTATGGATCCGCTTGCAGATAAAATTCTAACTTCTGCAGCTTTTTTCGGATTTGTAATAATCGGAATTTTACCTTTGTGGATGGTAATTATTGTTGTGTTCAGAGATTTATTTGTAACCAGTTTAAGGCTTTTTGCCGAGTGGAAGAAAAAAACTTTTACCACAAATTATCTTGCTAAAATTAAAACTTTTGTTCAAATGACATTTATTTTCTATTTGCTCATAGTTTTCACTTTAAAAGAAAATCAATTTTTAAAAGAAAATTTTTCAAATCTTATCGAATATTTAATAAATCAAAACCTAATATATTTTTCAATGTTCGCAATTACTGTTTATACTTTTATAACCGGCGTAATTTATATTTATCAAAACAGAATTTTGATTAGCAGAATTCTATTTAGAAAATGA
- a CDS encoding phosphatidylglycerophosphatase A, producing MNQIKKIIGSGFYTGFLPKAPGTFGSFAALFFYLIPGFENPIFLISTIIFSVIIGIPIGNYFEKTFGKDPQIFTLDEFIGTWISLLFIPKIYYFIIPTFIIWRILDILKPYPANIAENISGGLGIILDDIISGMYSLIIIHIFITIFF from the coding sequence ATGAATCAAATAAAAAAAATTATTGGATCCGGTTTTTATACCGGATTCTTACCAAAAGCTCCCGGAACATTTGGAAGTTTTGCTGCACTTTTTTTTTATTTAATTCCGGGTTTTGAAAATCCAATATTTCTAATTTCAACAATTATTTTTTCAGTTATAATTGGAATTCCGATTGGAAATTATTTTGAGAAAACTTTTGGCAAAGATCCGCAAATTTTTACTCTTGATGAATTTATCGGAACTTGGATTTCCTTACTTTTCATTCCCAAAATTTATTATTTCATAATTCCGACTTTCATAATTTGGAGAATTCTTGATATTCTAAAACCTTATCCTGCAAATATTGCAGAAAACATTTCCGGCGGATTGGGAATTATACTTGACGATATAATTTCTGGAATGTATTCCTTAATAATTATACATATATTTATAACCATATTTTTTTGA
- a CDS encoding competence/damage-inducible protein A: MKIHILTIGDEILIGQTLNTNAAFIGELLNNNNYTISSTSVVGDRTNEIVEEINRVLKISDIILCTGGLGPTNDDVTLHAISEVFKTELIENEDILNDIKLFFEKRKRKLTDINRQQALVPKIAKPIRNTNGTAPGIWIQKDKKIFVAMPGVPLEMKAMMVDFVLPKIQELLPSQFIKKQTTLLTTGIPESYLYEEIKTIEGIIEKENLAFLPSQFGVKIRITAIDKVESVVNERIFEVEQQIRSKVGRYIYGKDNQSLEEVVGKLLKERGLTIAVAESCTGGLISSRITNVNGSSKYFERSMITYSNGAKVELLGIDEDLIMKYGSVSLEVARLMAEGIKAVSGTDIGLAVTGIMGPTGATENKPVGLVFVGICDDKVCTAKEFRFGDDRLLNKDRTSQAALEMLRRNLLGISYDQ, from the coding sequence ATGAAAATTCACATTCTAACAATTGGTGATGAAATATTAATTGGTCAAACTCTAAACACAAATGCAGCATTTATCGGAGAATTGTTAAACAATAACAATTACACTATTTCAAGCACTTCAGTTGTTGGTGATAGAACAAATGAAATTGTTGAAGAAATAAATAGAGTTTTAAAAATTAGTGATATTATTTTATGTACCGGCGGATTAGGTCCAACAAACGATGACGTAACTTTACATGCAATTTCCGAAGTATTTAAAACTGAATTGATAGAAAATGAAGATATTCTAAATGACATAAAATTATTTTTTGAAAAAAGGAAAAGAAAATTAACCGATATAAATCGACAGCAAGCTTTAGTTCCAAAAATTGCAAAACCAATTAGAAATACAAATGGAACTGCACCGGGAATATGGATTCAAAAAGATAAAAAAATATTTGTCGCAATGCCCGGCGTTCCACTTGAAATGAAAGCAATGATGGTAGATTTTGTACTTCCCAAAATTCAAGAATTATTGCCAAGTCAGTTTATAAAAAAACAAACAACTCTTTTAACGACTGGAATTCCGGAATCTTATCTATACGAAGAAATTAAAACTATAGAGGGAATAATTGAAAAGGAAAATTTAGCTTTTTTGCCAAGTCAATTTGGAGTAAAAATTAGAATTACCGCAATTGATAAAGTTGAATCGGTAGTAAATGAAAGAATATTTGAAGTTGAGCAGCAAATAAGATCAAAAGTTGGAAGATATATTTACGGAAAAGATAATCAATCCTTAGAAGAAGTTGTTGGAAAATTGTTGAAAGAACGAGGTCTAACAATTGCAGTTGCCGAATCTTGTACCGGCGGATTAATTAGCAGTAGAATTACAAATGTAAACGGAAGCAGTAAATATTTTGAAAGATCCATGATTACCTACAGCAATGGTGCAAAAGTAGAATTATTGGGAATTGATGAAGATTTAATTATGAAATATGGTTCAGTAAGTTTGGAAGTTGCTCGCTTAATGGCGGAAGGAATTAAAGCCGTAAGCGGAACCGATATTGGTTTAGCTGTAACCGGAATTATGGGACCAACCGGAGCAACTGAAAATAAACCGGTCGGGTTAGTATTTGTTGGCATTTGTGATGATAAAGTTTGTACAGCAAAAGAATTTAGATTTGGAGATGATAGATTACTGAATAAAGATAGAACCTCTCAAGCTGCGTTGGAAATGTTGAGAAGAAATTTGTTAGGAATTTCTTATGACCAATAG
- the thpR gene encoding RNA 2',3'-cyclic phosphodiesterase: MTNRLFVAYDLPNETLEFITNKRDELYSLPNSVNWEPDEKLHITSKFLGDVGDYLTELIIDRFENLELHSVKCEFSQFNYFKKNGEMKILYAGIKQNDELSKNQNIIENECGLLGFEKEIRNFKPHLTILRIKGNEDLEKLYKFANFEIEHSFIINSVSLVKSELKPSGSEYTILKSFKMK; this comes from the coding sequence ATGACCAATAGATTATTTGTTGCATATGATTTACCAAATGAAACATTAGAATTTATTACAAATAAAAGAGATGAACTTTATAGTTTACCAAATTCGGTAAATTGGGAACCAGATGAAAAATTACACATCACATCAAAATTTTTAGGTGATGTTGGAGATTATTTAACTGAATTAATTATTGATAGATTTGAAAATTTGGAATTACATTCAGTAAAATGTGAATTTTCTCAATTTAATTACTTCAAAAAAAATGGGGAAATGAAAATTCTTTATGCCGGAATTAAGCAAAATGATGAATTATCGAAAAATCAAAATATAATTGAAAATGAATGCGGATTGCTTGGTTTTGAAAAAGAAATTAGAAATTTCAAACCACATTTAACAATTTTGAGAATTAAAGGAAATGAAGATTTAGAAAAATTATATAAATTTGCAAATTTTGAAATTGAACATAGTTTTATAATAAATTCGGTTTCGTTAGTTAAAAGTGAATTAAAACCATCTGGTTCGGAATATACAATTCTAAAAAGTTTTAAAATGAAATAA
- the recA gene encoding recombinase RecA: MAAEKDPRLKILEDTMFSIEKTYGKGAIMKLGDGVVNKIESISTGSVSLDYALGIGGVPRGRIVEIYGPESSGKTTVCLHTIAEAQKLGGIAAFIDAEHALDVNYAQKLGVDIKNLLISQPDYGEQALEIVDTLVRSNALDIIVIDSVAALVPRSEIEGEMGDAQMGVQARLMSQALRKITGAVSRSKTCVIFTNQLRSKIGVMFGSPETTTGGNALKFYASLRLDIRRIAGLKNGEDVIGSRTKVKVVKSKIAPPFKQVEFDIMYDEGISKTGELIDLGVEHGIIKKGGAWFTFGEDRFQGREQFRLQLKENLTLMANLEKEVKVKLGMLPQEQKEVVEEKSKK; encoded by the coding sequence ATGGCTGCAGAAAAAGATCCAAGATTAAAAATTCTTGAAGATACAATGTTCAGCATCGAAAAAACTTATGGCAAAGGTGCCATAATGAAATTGGGGGATGGAGTTGTAAATAAAATAGAATCAATTTCTACAGGTTCGGTAAGTTTGGATTACGCACTTGGAATTGGCGGTGTGCCAAGAGGAAGAATTGTAGAAATTTATGGACCGGAATCATCTGGTAAAACTACAGTGTGTTTACATACAATTGCCGAAGCACAAAAGCTTGGCGGAATTGCCGCATTCATTGATGCGGAGCATGCTTTGGATGTTAATTATGCTCAAAAACTTGGCGTTGATATTAAAAATTTATTAATATCTCAACCAGATTATGGGGAGCAAGCTCTAGAAATTGTTGATACTTTAGTTAGAAGTAACGCACTTGATATTATTGTAATTGATTCTGTTGCCGCACTTGTACCTCGCTCAGAAATTGAAGGAGAAATGGGCGATGCACAAATGGGTGTCCAAGCAAGGTTAATGTCACAAGCTTTGAGAAAAATTACCGGAGCTGTAAGCAGATCAAAAACTTGCGTTATATTTACAAATCAATTGAGAAGTAAAATTGGCGTAATGTTTGGAAGTCCGGAAACTACAACCGGCGGAAACGCACTTAAGTTCTACGCTTCATTAAGATTAGATATTAGAAGAATTGCTGGTTTGAAAAATGGTGAAGATGTAATCGGAAGTAGAACAAAAGTAAAAGTTGTAAAAAGTAAAATTGCACCTCCGTTTAAACAAGTTGAATTTGATATTATGTATGATGAAGGAATTAGTAAAACCGGCGAATTAATAGATTTAGGTGTGGAGCACGGAATTATTAAAAAAGGCGGAGCATGGTTTACTTTTGGCGAAGATAGATTTCAAGGTAGGGAGCAGTTTAGACTTCAACTTAAAGAAAACCTAACTTTAATGGCAAATTTGGAAAAAGAAGTAAAAGTTAAATTAGGAATGCTGCCTCAAGAACAAAAAGAAGTTGTAGAAGAAAAATCTAAAAAATAA
- a CDS encoding regulatory protein RecX: protein MIVSEISKKGNWVNILFDNNELFKIPYELFVKNNLYVDDEISEDEFFKLKHQTNIYQIRQSSFRYLGLRNHSNNELKIKLLKKGFDKNLIENVIIELTNSGFLNDKIFAENYFQFQIRKKKGKLKIQSELIKKGINREIISEVGKNFDEDFSNESTVYEIGIKKFNSLKQKNNSNIQIKQKLFAHLVNKGFTTDLIGKAISKIMKEDYE, encoded by the coding sequence ATGATTGTTTCAGAAATTTCTAAAAAGGGAAATTGGGTTAACATTCTTTTTGATAATAATGAATTATTTAAAATTCCATATGAATTATTTGTAAAAAATAATCTTTACGTTGATGATGAAATTTCTGAAGATGAATTTTTTAAATTAAAACATCAAACAAATATTTATCAAATTAGGCAAAGTTCTTTTAGATATTTAGGATTACGAAATCACAGCAACAATGAATTGAAAATCAAACTTTTAAAAAAAGGTTTTGATAAAAATCTTATAGAAAATGTTATTATTGAATTAACAAATTCGGGTTTTCTAAACGATAAAATTTTTGCAGAGAATTATTTTCAGTTTCAGATTAGAAAGAAAAAAGGGAAATTAAAAATTCAATCAGAGTTAATTAAAAAAGGAATTAATAGAGAAATTATTTCTGAAGTTGGAAAAAATTTTGATGAAGATTTTTCTAATGAATCTACAGTCTATGAAATTGGGATAAAAAAGTTTAATTCGCTTAAACAGAAAAATAATTCAAATATTCAGATTAAGCAGAAATTATTTGCACATTTAGTTAATAAAGGATTTACAACTGATTTAATCGGAAAAGCAATTTCAAAAATTATGAAAGAAGATTATGAATAA
- a CDS encoding acyl-CoA dehydrogenase family protein: MNKFVGVDYYNIQDLLTEEEKLVQNSVREFVDEKVISIIEKHYQNSTFPMELIPQLGELGVFGITLPEEFGCANLNNISSGLAMQELERGDSGLRSFASVQSSLVMYPIYTFGSEEQKNKWLPKLSTGVKIGCFGLTEPDFGSNPGGMITNAKKVDGGYLLNGAKMWITNGTLADVAVVWAKLDGIVKGFLVEKNFKGFSAPEMKGKHSLRASITSELIFQDVFVPEENLLPNSNGLKSPLMCLNQARFGIAWGVVGAMMAVYESALNYAKSRIQFSKPIAGYQLTQKKLTDILTEITKAQLLNYRLAKLKDEGKVKHTQISMAKRNNCEVSLNAARIAREIFGANGILDEYPIMRHSANLESVKTYEGTHEMHTLIIGEDITGISAFE, translated from the coding sequence ATGAATAAATTTGTTGGAGTTGATTATTATAATATTCAAGATTTATTAACAGAAGAAGAGAAATTAGTTCAAAATTCTGTTCGAGAATTTGTTGATGAAAAGGTAATTTCGATTATTGAAAAACATTATCAAAATTCAACTTTTCCAATGGAATTAATTCCGCAGCTTGGTGAATTGGGAGTTTTCGGAATTACACTTCCCGAAGAATTTGGATGCGCAAATCTAAATAATATTTCTTCTGGTTTAGCAATGCAAGAACTTGAAAGAGGTGATAGCGGTTTACGTAGTTTTGCATCTGTGCAAAGTAGTTTGGTTATGTATCCGATTTATACTTTTGGAAGCGAAGAACAGAAAAATAAATGGCTTCCTAAATTATCTACCGGAGTAAAAATTGGATGTTTCGGATTGACCGAACCGGATTTTGGTTCAAATCCCGGTGGAATGATTACAAACGCAAAAAAAGTTGATGGCGGATATTTATTAAATGGTGCTAAAATGTGGATTACAAACGGAACTTTAGCAGATGTTGCAGTTGTTTGGGCAAAATTGGATGGTATTGTAAAAGGATTTTTAGTCGAGAAAAATTTTAAGGGATTTTCTGCTCCCGAAATGAAAGGCAAACATTCACTTCGGGCTTCTATAACTTCAGAATTAATTTTTCAAGATGTTTTTGTTCCGGAAGAAAATTTGCTTCCAAATTCTAATGGATTGAAATCTCCGCTTATGTGCTTGAATCAAGCAAGATTTGGAATTGCTTGGGGAGTTGTTGGTGCAATGATGGCCGTTTATGAATCGGCATTAAATTATGCAAAATCAAGAATTCAGTTTTCAAAACCAATTGCCGGCTATCAATTAACTCAAAAAAAATTAACAGATATTCTTACTGAAATTACTAAAGCTCAATTATTAAATTATAGATTGGCAAAACTAAAAGACGAAGGAAAAGTAAAACATACGCAAATTTCTATGGCAAAAAGAAATAATTGTGAAGTTTCGTTAAATGCAGCGAGAATTGCGAGAGAAATTTTTGGAGCAAATGGAATTTTAGATGAATATCCAATTATGCGACATTCGGCAAATTTAGAAAGTGTAAAAACTTATGAAGGCACACATGAAATGCACACATTAATTATTGGAGAAGATATTACGGGAATTTCTGCGTTTGAGTAA
- a CDS encoding four helix bundle protein: protein MNNKVFAQELEKRTKEFAIKIINLSSKLPNTIETKIIRNQINKSGTSIGANYREANRSRSKADFLNKIKICESEASETQYWLEIINDLKLLKTEEIKFEIKESSELLAIFTSINSKLKL, encoded by the coding sequence ATGAATAACAAAGTTTTTGCACAAGAATTAGAAAAAAGAACAAAAGAATTTGCAATAAAAATAATAAATTTATCATCAAAATTACCAAATACAATTGAAACAAAAATCATTCGAAATCAAATTAATAAATCCGGAACTTCAATTGGTGCAAATTATAGAGAAGCAAACAGATCAAGAAGTAAAGCAGATTTTTTGAATAAAATAAAAATTTGTGAAAGTGAAGCTAGCGAAACTCAATATTGGCTTGAAATTATTAATGATTTAAAGTTGTTGAAAACAGAAGAAATAAAATTTGAAATTAAAGAATCATCAGAACTTTTAGCAATTTTTACATCTATTAATTCTAAATTAAAATTATAA
- the guaB gene encoding IMP dehydrogenase, with translation MHIDKILFEGLTFDDLLLIPAKSNVLPRETNLESMLTRKIKLNLPFLSAAMDTVTESKMAIAMAAQGGIGIIHKNMSIEKQAEEVDKVKRSESGMITNPITLLADKTVGDATALMEKYHISGIPIVDDNNKLIGILTNRDLRFEPNLNLKIFDIMTKNNLRTAPLGTTLDQAEKLLQKYKVEKLPVVDENGIVKGLITFKDISKKKHHPNACKDELGRLRVGAAVSVSSDTMQRVDALVKAHVDVIVVDTAHGHSEGVLKTVKKIKNTYPEIQLIAGNIVTKEAAWELVEIGVDAVKVGIGAGSICTTRIIAGVGVPQVSAVFEVAKALKGTGVPIIADGGVKQTGDVAKVIAAGADTVMMGGMFAGVDETPGEKILFEGRSFKMYRGMGSIGAMKHGSKDRYFQDMEDDIKKLVPEGVEGRVPFKGSLADTIYQFVGGLRAAMGYCGALTIDDFKKNAKFVKISTSGLRESHPHDVIITKESPNYHS, from the coding sequence ATGCACATCGATAAAATATTATTTGAAGGATTAACATTTGACGATCTTTTATTAATTCCGGCAAAATCAAATGTATTACCAAGAGAAACAAATTTAGAATCAATGCTAACAAGAAAGATTAAATTGAATCTACCATTTCTTTCTGCTGCAATGGATACAGTAACAGAATCTAAAATGGCAATTGCAATGGCGGCTCAAGGCGGAATTGGAATTATTCATAAAAATATGAGTATTGAAAAGCAAGCTGAGGAAGTTGATAAAGTTAAAAGATCAGAAAGCGGAATGATTACGAATCCGATAACTTTACTAGCTGATAAAACCGTTGGTGATGCAACAGCATTGATGGAAAAATATCATATAAGCGGAATTCCAATTGTTGATGATAACAATAAATTAATTGGAATTTTAACAAATAGAGATTTAAGATTTGAGCCAAATTTAAATCTTAAAATTTTTGATATAATGACAAAAAATAATTTACGAACAGCGCCATTAGGAACTACTCTTGATCAAGCTGAAAAATTACTTCAAAAATATAAAGTTGAAAAACTTCCCGTCGTTGATGAAAATGGAATTGTTAAAGGTTTAATAACGTTTAAGGATATTTCAAAAAAGAAACATCATCCAAATGCGTGTAAAGATGAATTAGGAAGATTAAGAGTCGGAGCTGCCGTTAGTGTTTCTTCTGATACAATGCAAAGAGTTGACGCATTAGTAAAAGCACACGTTGATGTAATTGTTGTTGATACTGCGCACGGTCATTCGGAAGGAGTTTTAAAAACTGTAAAAAAAATAAAAAATACTTATCCGGAAATTCAATTAATTGCGGGAAATATTGTAACGAAAGAAGCCGCTTGGGAATTAGTCGAAATTGGAGTTGATGCAGTAAAAGTTGGAATTGGTGCCGGATCAATTTGTACAACAAGAATTATTGCCGGTGTTGGAGTTCCTCAAGTCAGCGCAGTTTTTGAAGTTGCAAAAGCTCTTAAAGGAACCGGAGTTCCAATAATTGCTGATGGAGGAGTTAAGCAAACCGGTGATGTTGCAAAAGTAATTGCTGCCGGAGCGGATACAGTTATGATGGGAGGAATGTTTGCCGGAGTTGATGAAACCCCCGGAGAGAAAATTTTATTTGAGGGAAGAAGTTTTAAAATGTACAGAGGAATGGGTTCAATCGGTGCAATGAAACACGGAAGTAAAGACAGATATTTTCAAGATATGGAAGACGATATTAAAAAACTTGTTCCCGAAGGAGTTGAAGGTAGAGTTCCATTCAAAGGATCACTTGCTGATACAATTTATCAATTTGTCGGTGGATTAAGAGCAGCAATGGGATACTGCGGAGCACTAACAATAGATGATTTCAAAAAGAATGCAAAATTTGTAAAGATTTCAACATCAGGATTGAGAGAAAGTCATCCGCATGATGTAATTATTACAAAAGAATCTCCAAATTATCATTCATAG
- a CDS encoding glycosyltransferase family 4 protein, with amino-acid sequence MFKVLVIAYYYPPLGLSGVQRTLKFTKYLSQYNWQPTVITTGKISYFAHDEQMLKEAENSNVRIIRTEAIAPGSLFFRKSTIKMPSSFIQGLFTRISKTFFIPDNKIFWAKKASKIASKLLKSEKFDAIFITIPPFSSAVAFTKLKAKFDIPIFVDYRDAWLTNQFRFYPTPIHRYLHKKLEYNVLRKTDRVIVVNRNIKEELLTNYQFLKFRDIDIIPHGYDPEDFENLNPYPKENNKMVILYAGSFYEGITPKYLLKAFKLLTIERPDVASNIELHFVGQFKRENLKIVQNLKLEKFVKEIGYLTHLDTLRRIISSDILWLMLPKSARMYNVTPGKIFEYFASGKPIFANLPEGVAKSTITEYKASFVSESENLEEIKNTLIKSHDLYIENKLPIPDDEFINRFDRSKLTEQLVKIFQFYLKTE; translated from the coding sequence ATGTTTAAGGTTCTTGTTATTGCATATTATTATCCTCCATTAGGATTAAGTGGTGTTCAACGTACGTTGAAATTTACGAAATACCTTTCTCAATATAATTGGCAGCCAACCGTAATTACAACCGGTAAAATAAGCTATTTTGCTCATGATGAGCAAATGTTGAAAGAAGCTGAAAATTCCAATGTTAGAATAATAAGAACTGAAGCAATTGCTCCCGGTTCGTTATTCTTCAGGAAAAGCACAATCAAAATGCCTTCTTCTTTTATTCAAGGATTATTTACTAGGATAAGTAAGACTTTTTTTATTCCGGATAACAAAATATTTTGGGCAAAAAAAGCTTCAAAGATTGCTTCAAAACTTTTAAAGAGTGAAAAATTTGACGCAATTTTTATCACCATTCCTCCATTTTCTTCTGCAGTGGCTTTTACAAAATTAAAAGCAAAGTTTGATATTCCCATTTTTGTTGATTACCGTGATGCTTGGTTAACTAATCAATTTCGTTTTTATCCAACGCCAATTCACAGATATTTGCATAAAAAGTTAGAATACAATGTTTTAAGAAAAACAGATAGAGTTATTGTTGTTAATAGGAATATTAAAGAAGAACTTTTAACAAATTACCAATTTCTAAAATTTAGGGATATTGATATTATTCCCCATGGTTATGATCCGGAAGATTTTGAAAATTTGAATCCATATCCGAAAGAGAATAATAAAATGGTAATTTTATACGCCGGATCTTTTTATGAAGGAATAACTCCAAAATATTTGCTTAAGGCTTTTAAACTATTAACAATTGAAAGACCAGATGTTGCATCAAATATTGAATTACATTTTGTTGGACAATTTAAAAGAGAAAATCTCAAAATTGTACAAAATTTGAAATTGGAAAAATTTGTAAAAGAAATTGGCTATCTTACACATTTAGATACACTTAGAAGAATTATTTCAAGTGATATTTTATGGCTGATGTTACCAAAAAGTGCACGAATGTATAATGTCACACCGGGAAAAATATTTGAATATTTTGCTTCTGGAAAACCAATCTTTGCAAATTTACCTGAAGGAGTTGCTAAAAGTACAATTACTGAATATAAGGCTTCATTTGTTTCTGAATCAGAAAATTTGGAGGAAATTAAAAACACACTAATAAAATCTCATGATTTATATATAGAGAATAAACTTCCAATTCCAGATGATGAATTTATAAATAGATTTGACAGATCAAAATTAACTGAACAATTAGTAAAAATTTTTCAATTTTATTTGAAGACTGAATAA